The uncultured Dysgonomonas sp. genome contains the following window.
TTATGCAAGATAAAACATTATATACAGTAACCATTTTTTCGGAAAATACAGTCGGGCTGCTCAGTCAGGTAACCAGTGTATTTACCCGTCGCCAGCTGAATATAGAAACTCTTTCTGTATCGCCTTCAGCATTGAAAGGGATACACAAGTTTACGATCACTGTTTTTTGCGACGAGGAGATGATAAAGAAGGTCGTTCTGCAAGTCGATAAACGTGTCGATGTTCTGAAATCGTATTATAATACGAATGATGAGCTGATACATCAGGAGATCGCTCTTTACAAACTTTCCACTCCCGATTTTTTGAAAATAGAGTCGGTAGAAGGTCTTATCAGGAGATACAATGCGCGTATTCTCGATATCAATGAAAATAGTGTGGTTTTGGAGAAAACCGGACATTATCAGGAAACGCAGGATTTGTTTGAAGAATTGAGCAAGACAATAGGAGTATTACAGTTTATTCGTTCAGGACGAGTGGCGATCACCAAATCCAAAATAGAGCGGCTTAGTGATATGTTGGCCGAACTGGATAAAAAATACGAAGTAGATAAGTAATGAGTTGTTAACAGATTTGAGTATTTTTACAAATCGTTATTAACTTAATACTAACTCATATACTTATAACATGATGACTCCTATTGGCCGATACGAATTCGGTATTGATGCGTACTTAACAGATTTCAGAGGAAAAGCTACATTGCCGATGATCGGCGGATTTATGCTTCAAGCAGCCACAAAGCATGCAGAAGAACGTGGATTCGGCTATTCAGCAATGACATCCCAGCAACGGGTTTGGGTGCTTTCCCGTATAGCAATTGAAGTATTTGAATATCCGAAAAACGATACGGTAATGGTGCTCAAAACATGGGTGGCCAGTGTTAACAGACTATTTACCGAACGGCATTTCTCATTTGAGGATGAACAAGGAAGGGAGATCGGCTTTGCAAAATCGCTTTGGGCATCTATTGATCTGGTGACTCGCAAACCGACGAATGTTTTGGAATTGGAGGGATTGTCCGATTATATTACCGAAAAGGAAAATCCGATAGAGGGAATGACTAAAATACCAGCATTGAAAGATGATTATGAGGTTGCCACTAACTTTGTCGTTAAATATAGCGATGTAGATATCAATAAGCATCTTAATAGCATGAAATATATTGAGCATTTTGTAGATGTATTTGATATTGACATGTTCAGAGAAAAAGAAATTCGCCGTATAGAGATAAACTATATTTCGGAAGGCCGTTATGGAACAAAACTCGATATTCTTAAGCGAACTGAGAAAGATAATATATTTGTACTTGAAATGAAAGACGGAGATATGACGGTCTGTTCAACGAGAATCACTTGGGATTAATAACATAATAATTATAATAAATAATAAGTTCTTTAATTAATTAAACAAAAACAAAAATGGCAGAAATGAATTTTGGCGGCGTTGTAGAGCAAGTAGCCACCCGCGATGAATTTCCATTGGAAAAAGCAAGAGAAGTATTAAAAAATGAAACCATCGCAGTTATCGGTTACGGTGTACAAGGTCCGGGGCAAGCATTGAATCTTCGCGACAATGGGTTCAATGTAATCATTGGTCAACGCAAAGGCGGTAAAACTTGGGATAAAGCAGTAGCTGACGGTTGGGTTCCGGGCGAAACTTTATTCGATATAGAAGAAGCTGCTGAAAAAGGCACGATAATCCAATATCTGTTGTCAGATGCTGCACAGATAGAAGTATGGCCTCGCCTGAAACCATATCTGACAGCGGGTAAGGCTTTGTATTTCTCTCACGGATTTGGTATCACATACAAAGAGCGTACTGGCATTATTCCTCCTGCCGATGTGGATGTTATTCTTGTAGCTCCTAAAGGTTCGGGAACAAGCCTTCGCCGCATGTTCCTTGAAGGCCGTGGATTGAACTCAAGCTATGCAATATTCCAGGATGCAACAGGCCGTGCTAAAGAACGCGTAATCGCTCTTGGTATCGGAGTTGGTTCGGGATATTTGTTCGAGACAGATTTCAAGCGTGAAGTATATTCTGACCTTACTGGCGAGCGTGGAACATTGATGGGTGCTATTCAAGGTATTTTGCTTGCTCAATATGAAGTCTTGCGCGAAAACGGACACTCTCCGTCTGAAGCATTTAACGAAACTGTAGAAGAACTTACTCAATCATTGATGCCTCTATTTGCCGAAAAAGGTATGGACTGGATGTATGCAAACTGTTCTACTACAGCTCAGCGCGGTGCACTGGACTGGATGGGACCATTCCACGATGCGTCAAAACCTGTCTTTGAAAAATTATACAGAGAAGTGGCTTGCGGAAATGAAGCTCAACGCTCAATCGATACTAACTCGAAACCTGATTACCGCGAAAAACTGGAAGAAGAACTGAAAGCTCTTCGCGAAAGTGAAATGTGGCGTACAGGTGCAGTAGTAAGAAAGCTGAGACCTGAGAATAACTAAGGATAGTTAATCTAAATAAAAAGGCTGAATTTTTTTAAATTCAGCCTTTTTATTTTATGGATAGAGTTACAATTTAATTCGAGAACTGGTGTAACGGCACCTGACGATAATATTGCATCGCTTTTTTCCTTATCACAACTTCTTTTGCAACAATATCTTTGTTTATGTAATCAGTCCATAGAGTACTGATTTCATCACTTTGGATGTTTACAGTATAATTTCCGTAGTTATTTAAAGTATCTACTATTTTCCTAAACCGTTTGCGTTGATCCGTACATTCTATGCTAAATGTTGCTTGCTGATTGTTTGTTGCAAAAAACAGTAAAGTATCAGTATTTTCTTTCCGGACGTATTTAAACATCACGATCTCATTTAAGAGGGTAGAATAAACCACTTTATCTTCATGAATGACAGACAGGTTCGCATTGGAAATATTAACCGTAAATGTTTTAACGAAAGCTTTTTTCAATAAAAGGATAACCGATAATATAAAAACCGGAATCGCAATTATGAGGAGCGAGTCAATACCATTATCAATCAGAGTATTAGAAAAGTAGATAATGGCTGATAAAAAAACTGAAAGTATCAATAGTGTACTGATCGTTAAAGCTTTTTTATTAAACGTTTTAAGTTTAAATGATTTCATTAATGTGGTGTTGTATTCCATTATGTTACTAAGGATATATTCCTATTCAACATTCTATATTGCACTGCCCCAATATATACTACCTATATCCATATAGGTTTCCAATACCATTTTCTAAATCTAGAAAATCACTTTTACCCAAATCCTTCTGTGTTAAAATATAATCTGGGCTTATATTTTATTTGTCTTTAAGTAATTCATTTTATTCAAAATAAAAAGACTGTAACATATACAATTTCTCTTAAAATGACTAAAAATCGTTTACAAAAGTATGAAAGTTATTTATAAATAAAAAATATTTCTAATCAAAAAACCTTTATGTGTATCATATATAAAAAGAAAGCATGTACCCAAGCCGGATACATGCCCTCTACAATTTTAATTTATATGATTTGTTAAATCGCGTTGATTTCTTTCAAAACAACATTTGTTTTGTGAACAGCGGCAGCTGAAGCTTCGAATTTCTCTTTTTCATCAGCAGTCAGTTTCAGATCAATAATTTTCTCCCAACCGTTCTTTCCTAAAACTACCGGAACACCTATGCATATATCATTTTGACCATATTCACCTTCTAATGTAACACAACAAGGGATTACTTTCTTTTGGTCGTGAATGATAGATTCCACAACATATGCTCCTGCTGCTCCCGGTGCATACCATGCAGAAGTACCTAACAAACCGGTTAATGTTGCACCACCGACCATTGTATCAGCCACTACTTTATCCAGAACTTCCTTAGACAGGAATTCTGAAACCGGAATGCCTTTGTATGTGGCCAGACGCGTAACAGGAATCATTGTAGTGTCACCATGACCTCCGATTACCATACCTTCCACTTCATTAGGATTACAGCCCAAGGCTTCGCTCAGGTAGAATTTGAAACGGGAACTGTCTAATGCGCCACCCATACCGATAACACGGTTTTTAGGCAGGCCTGTAACTTTAGAAGCCAGATATGTCATTGTATCCATTGGGTTGGAAATGATAACAAGGATGGCATTTGGTGAATATTTCAGGATGTTTTCAGCAACACTTTTTACAATACCGGCATTTACTCCAATAAGTTCTTCTCTGGTCATACCCGGTTTACGTGGTATACCCGAAGTTATAACTACAACATCTGAATTGGCTGTAGCTGCATAATCATTAGTTACGCCCTTGATACGAGTGTCGAAGCCCAAAAGTTGGGCTGTCTGGTTCATATCTATTGCTTTACCTTCCGAAACGCCTTCTTTTACATCCAGCATTATTACTTCATCTGCCACTTCGTTAAATGCAAGTACATTTGCACATGTAGCACCCACATTTCCGGCACCTACAACTGTTACTTTAGACATAATATTTCTTTTATAATAAATTAATAAATTGATTCCAAGATTTCAAATAGTCAAGCATATCCTATATATTATAGGTGTCATGTCATAAAAGACTAACAAATGTACATGCTTATTCTGATATAAAGAAGATTTTGGTCGTCAAAAATATTGGGAATTATTAAAAAAAGCGAAAGCCATTTATCCTTTTGCTCAATATGCTGAAAACATCTATATTTGTAGTCGCTTAATATTTTAACATAATTATGAGCACAGAACAAAAGAACAATTCTAAGATACTATTAATTGTAATAATCCTGCTACTTGTAGCAATGGGTATAGCTGGTTATTATATATTCAGTCAGAAGACTCAGATAAGTGAGTTGCAGGAGGAGAGTAGTCTAAATAAACAGCAACTGGAAGATGAGTATGAGAATCTTACCATGCAATATGAAGGCTTTAAGCTGAATATCAAAAACGATTCTTTACTACAGAAATTGACTAACGAGCAGGCTAAAGTACAGCGCTTGCTGGAAGAGTTGAAGACTGTAAAAGCCGATAATAAGGCTGAAATATCAAGATTGAACAATGAATTGGCCAGTTTGCGCAAAATACTGAAGTCATATATTGTTCAGATCGACTCTTTGAATCAGGCTAACGAGCGTTTAAGAAAAGAGAAAAGCGAAATAACCAATAAATATCAGGAAGCTACACGTACATTGAATGAAGTGTCGCAACAAAAGCAAAATCTGACTGAAAAAGTTACTTTGGCGGCCAAACTTGATGCTACAGGTATCAGTGTGCAAGCAACTAATAGTAAAGGTAAGGTGCAGAAAAAGATTAATAAAGTAGAACAACTGATAATAAACTTTACTGTTACCAAGAATATAACCGCCGAACCAGGTGAACGGACAATTTACCTGCGGATAATGAAACCGGATAATGATGTCCTGACTAAAAGTCGAACAAATGTTTTTCCATACGAAAACAGGGATATTAATTACTCGATAAAGAAGATCATTGAATATGGCGGCGAAGAAGTTGGAGTAACCATGTATTGGAATGTCGAAGAATACCTGATGCCGGGTACCTATCGGGTTGATATATTTGCAGATGGAAGTCGTATCGGGATGAAATCCTTTACATTGGAAGATTAATGAAAATCATAGAAGCGTCGAAAGATCATTTTTTTATTATCCAGTCGCTTGCCGACAGGATATGGCCTCCTACATTCGCAAATATTCTTACATCCGACCAGATCAGATACATGATGGATATGATGTACAGTACTTCAGCATTGGAAGAACAAATAGAGATGTTGGGACATCACTATCTTTTGGCTGAAGAGAATGGAGAGTATCTAGGCTATGTTTCTTATGAATTCGATTATAAGGATGCTGATATAACAAAAATTCATAAGATATACGTCCTTCCTTCTTTGCAAGGAAAAGGGGTAGGACGTTTCTTTATTGATGCTGTCGTGAGGATAGCAAAGGAATATGGCAATGCTGAATTGTCATTGAATGTAAACCGCTTTAATAAAGCCATTGATTTCTACAAGCGTTTGGGTTTTGAAGTGATTAAAAGCGAAGATATAGACATTGGTAATGGTTTCCTTATGGAAGATTACGTGATGAATAAAAAGCTTTGATCAGAACAATTTTTCCTCTCTATCTGTTTTTAATTCAACAAATAATATATACTTGCAGAAGTAGATGCCGGGATTCCCTCGTCTGGCGGAGTACATTGTATTTATATATTTATTGAACTAATAAAGATATCATAATAATCATTCCATATCAGTTATTTCATTTTTTTACGAAACCAGCGAATTATGTTTCGAACTATTTCGAT
Protein-coding sequences here:
- the mdh gene encoding malate dehydrogenase, which translates into the protein MSKVTVVGAGNVGATCANVLAFNEVADEVIMLDVKEGVSEGKAIDMNQTAQLLGFDTRIKGVTNDYAATANSDVVVITSGIPRKPGMTREELIGVNAGIVKSVAENILKYSPNAILVIISNPMDTMTYLASKVTGLPKNRVIGMGGALDSSRFKFYLSEALGCNPNEVEGMVIGGHGDTTMIPVTRLATYKGIPVSEFLSKEVLDKVVADTMVGGATLTGLLGTSAWYAPGAAGAYVVESIIHDQKKVIPCCVTLEGEYGQNDICIGVPVVLGKNGWEKIIDLKLTADEKEKFEASAAAVHKTNVVLKEINAI
- the ilvN gene encoding acetolactate synthase small subunit, with protein sequence MQDKTLYTVTIFSENTVGLLSQVTSVFTRRQLNIETLSVSPSALKGIHKFTITVFCDEEMIKKVVLQVDKRVDVLKSYYNTNDELIHQEIALYKLSTPDFLKIESVEGLIRRYNARILDINENSVVLEKTGHYQETQDLFEELSKTIGVLQFIRSGRVAITKSKIERLSDMLAELDKKYEVDK
- a CDS encoding acyl-ACP thioesterase domain-containing protein, whose protein sequence is MMTPIGRYEFGIDAYLTDFRGKATLPMIGGFMLQAATKHAEERGFGYSAMTSQQRVWVLSRIAIEVFEYPKNDTVMVLKTWVASVNRLFTERHFSFEDEQGREIGFAKSLWASIDLVTRKPTNVLELEGLSDYITEKENPIEGMTKIPALKDDYEVATNFVVKYSDVDINKHLNSMKYIEHFVDVFDIDMFREKEIRRIEINYISEGRYGTKLDILKRTEKDNIFVLEMKDGDMTVCSTRITWD
- a CDS encoding GNAT family N-acetyltransferase codes for the protein MKIIEASKDHFFIIQSLADRIWPPTFANILTSDQIRYMMDMMYSTSALEEQIEMLGHHYLLAEENGEYLGYVSYEFDYKDADITKIHKIYVLPSLQGKGVGRFFIDAVVRIAKEYGNAELSLNVNRFNKAIDFYKRLGFEVIKSEDIDIGNGFLMEDYVMNKKL
- the ilvC gene encoding ketol-acid reductoisomerase, which produces MAEMNFGGVVEQVATRDEFPLEKAREVLKNETIAVIGYGVQGPGQALNLRDNGFNVIIGQRKGGKTWDKAVADGWVPGETLFDIEEAAEKGTIIQYLLSDAAQIEVWPRLKPYLTAGKALYFSHGFGITYKERTGIIPPADVDVILVAPKGSGTSLRRMFLEGRGLNSSYAIFQDATGRAKERVIALGIGVGSGYLFETDFKREVYSDLTGERGTLMGAIQGILLAQYEVLRENGHSPSEAFNETVEELTQSLMPLFAEKGMDWMYANCSTTAQRGALDWMGPFHDASKPVFEKLYREVACGNEAQRSIDTNSKPDYREKLEEELKALRESEMWRTGAVVRKLRPENN